DNA from Conexivisphaera calida:
GAGGGGAAACGTCGTGGCGCACCTCCGTGCACCCCGCATCATCAGGAGGGTCGGGCCGGACCTCGTGGTGGACGACCTAGCGCACGTCGTGCCCTGGCTCTCCCCGTACTTCACGGACAAACCGGTCGTTGCCTTCTTCAGGCACCTGCACGCGAGGAGCCTCAGGGGCCAGGTGAACCCCCTGGAGGCGGAGGTCCTGAAGCTCGTGGAGAGGCAGTATCCTCGCATGTACGGCTCGAGCGTGTTCGTGACGGAGACCGAGACCGGAGTGAGGGATCTGGTCTCGCTGGGCGTTAGGGAGGACGCGATTATGAGGATACTCCCGGGGGTGGATCACGAACGCTGGAGGCCCGCGGAGAAGGCCGGGAGGCCGACCCTCGTATATTTCGGGGGCATGAAGGACTACAAGAGGCCGTGGCTAGCGCTGAAGCTCCTGAGGCGCCTGGGGGATTCCCGGCTCGTGGTTGTCGGCTCGGGATCCTCGTCGGCGACGGTCATGCGGATCTGCGAGGGGCTCGGGCTCTGTGGCAGGGTGACC
Protein-coding regions in this window:
- a CDS encoding glycosyltransferase family 4 protein — encoded protein: MRILWFGHRDVMHPRAGGAERTMYEVSRRLVRMGHEVTLATVNPGSLRGFEEISGIRVIRVRGNVVAHLRAPRIIRRVGPDLVVDDLAHVVPWLSPYFTDKPVVAFFRHLHARSLRGQVNPLEAEVLKLVERQYPRMYGSSVFVTETETGVRDLVSLGVREDAIMRILPGVDHERWRPAEKAGRPTLVYFGGMKDYKRPWLALKLLRRLGDSRLVVVGSGSSSATVMRICEGLGLCGRVTFTGRVSDEDLPRIVGSAWVNLHFSQVEGFGLSILEAAACGTPTVALDAPGVSEVINEFGLGVTAGNLEDMAGKVQEVLENNGA